The Burkholderia pyrrocinia genome includes a region encoding these proteins:
- a CDS encoding cupin domain-containing protein — protein MIRPPLRRAALCAWLALGAALPAAARAHDAGDNVHAIMRQAVPEAPGKLAVVATVDYAPGQASEAHKHLGSVFAVVSKGEVLSQVNGGPLRRYRAGEGWYEAPGSRHQVSRNASATEPAQLVVFGLTGEHAPLTSPIDQ, from the coding sequence ATGATCCGCCCCCCTCTCCGCCGCGCCGCCCTGTGCGCGTGGCTCGCGCTCGGCGCCGCGCTGCCGGCCGCCGCCCGTGCGCACGACGCCGGCGACAACGTGCACGCGATCATGCGGCAGGCCGTGCCCGAAGCGCCCGGCAAGCTCGCCGTCGTCGCGACCGTCGACTATGCGCCCGGCCAGGCTTCCGAAGCGCACAAGCACCTCGGCTCGGTGTTCGCGGTCGTGTCGAAAGGCGAAGTGCTGTCGCAGGTGAACGGCGGCCCGCTGCGCCGCTACCGCGCCGGCGAAGGCTGGTACGAGGCGCCCGGCTCGCGCCACCAGGTGTCGCGCAATGCGAGCGCGACCGAGCCCGCGCAGCTCGTCGTGTTCGGGCTGACCGGCGAACACGCGCCGCTGACGTCGCCGATCGATCAGTAA
- a CDS encoding ABC transporter permease: MNAWAGLRESFSVARWWSIVLKEFLQLRRDRVTFAMIVGVPIIQLALFGFAINTDPKHLPTAVIVGDSSPFARSFIAAMRNSAYFDIVETLPDEAAGRHALARGDVQFVLSVPADFSRRLLRGERPALLVEADATDPVATASAIGALPGLVQPVADKDLTGPLAHLNGRPAAFDVVLHRLYNPEGITQYNVVPGLMGVILTMTMVMMTGLAITRERERGTMENLLATPVRPLEVMTGKIVPYVFIGLIQVSIILAAARFVFEVPFVGGVFAIYLSALLFIAANLTVGITLSSLAQNQLQAMQLAVFYFLPNILLSGFMFPFAGMPKWAQFIGNLLPLTYFNRLVRGILLKGNGWTDLWPSVWPVALFTVVVMSVALRFYRRTLD, translated from the coding sequence ATGAACGCGTGGGCAGGCCTGCGCGAATCGTTCTCGGTCGCGCGCTGGTGGAGCATCGTGCTGAAGGAATTCCTGCAGTTGCGCCGCGACCGCGTGACGTTCGCGATGATCGTCGGCGTGCCGATCATCCAGCTCGCGCTGTTCGGCTTCGCGATCAACACCGATCCGAAGCACCTGCCGACCGCGGTGATCGTCGGCGATTCGAGCCCGTTCGCGCGCAGCTTTATCGCCGCGATGCGCAATTCCGCGTATTTCGACATCGTCGAGACGCTGCCCGACGAGGCGGCCGGCCGGCATGCGCTCGCACGCGGCGACGTGCAGTTCGTGCTGAGCGTGCCGGCCGATTTCTCGCGGCGGCTGCTGCGCGGCGAGCGCCCGGCGCTGCTCGTCGAGGCGGACGCGACCGATCCTGTCGCGACCGCGTCGGCGATCGGCGCGCTGCCGGGCCTCGTGCAGCCCGTTGCGGACAAGGACCTGACCGGCCCGCTCGCGCACCTGAACGGGCGCCCGGCCGCGTTCGACGTCGTGCTGCACCGGCTGTACAACCCCGAAGGCATCACGCAATACAACGTCGTGCCGGGCCTGATGGGCGTGATCCTGACCATGACGATGGTGATGATGACGGGCCTCGCGATCACGCGCGAACGCGAGCGCGGCACGATGGAGAACCTGCTCGCGACGCCCGTACGACCGCTCGAGGTGATGACGGGCAAGATCGTCCCGTACGTGTTCATCGGGCTGATCCAGGTGTCGATCATTCTCGCGGCCGCGCGGTTCGTGTTCGAGGTGCCGTTCGTCGGCGGTGTGTTCGCGATCTACCTGTCGGCGCTGCTGTTCATCGCCGCGAACCTGACGGTCGGCATCACGCTGTCGTCGCTCGCGCAGAACCAGTTGCAGGCGATGCAGCTCGCGGTGTTCTATTTCCTGCCGAACATCCTGCTGTCGGGCTTCATGTTCCCGTTCGCCGGGATGCCGAAGTGGGCGCAGTTCATCGGCAACCTGCTGCCGCTCACCTACTTCAACCGCCTCGTGCGCGGCATCCTGCTGAAAGGCAACGGCTGGACCGACCTGTGGCCGTCGGTGTGGCCGGTCGCGCTGTTCACGGTCGTCGTGATGAGCGTCGCGCTGCGCTTCTACCGGCGCACGCTCGACTAG
- a CDS encoding TetR/AcrR family transcriptional regulator, with product MNAKSTVARPRGRRPSVDDFDLRDHMLDVAMQLFAERGIAATTVAQIAAAAGVTSAMVHYYFTNREQLLDAIVEERLAQVIAFVWRPTEPQIENDPFALVAELVDRFFDVTRRMPWLPSIWLREIVHEGGLLRERMLRRIPLEHVGRFAERIRAAQQAGTLNPALEPAFLFHSIIALVMLPLATAKLWQSARGLPPIDRDVLHRHVRALLGSGMRPPAAAPRTRAPRRPS from the coding sequence ATGAACGCGAAATCCACCGTCGCCAGGCCGCGCGGGCGCCGCCCGTCGGTGGACGATTTCGACCTGCGCGACCATATGCTCGACGTCGCGATGCAGTTGTTCGCCGAGCGCGGCATCGCCGCGACGACGGTCGCGCAGATCGCCGCCGCCGCCGGCGTCACGTCGGCGATGGTCCACTACTACTTCACGAACCGCGAGCAGTTGCTCGACGCGATCGTCGAGGAACGGCTCGCGCAGGTCATCGCGTTCGTGTGGCGGCCGACCGAGCCGCAGATCGAAAACGATCCGTTCGCGCTCGTCGCCGAACTCGTCGACCGCTTCTTCGACGTCACGCGTCGCATGCCGTGGCTGCCGTCGATCTGGCTGCGCGAGATCGTCCACGAAGGCGGGCTGCTGCGCGAGCGGATGCTCCGACGCATTCCGCTCGAGCATGTCGGGCGTTTCGCCGAACGCATCCGCGCCGCGCAGCAGGCCGGCACGCTGAACCCCGCACTCGAACCCGCGTTCCTGTTTCATTCGATCATCGCGCTCGTGATGCTGCCGCTCGCGACCGCGAAACTGTGGCAAAGCGCGCGCGGCCTGCCGCCGATCGACCGCGACGTGCTGCACCGGCACGTCCGCGCGCTGCTCGGTTCCGGGATGCGGCCGCCGGCCGCCGCGCCCCGCACACGCGCGCCGCGGAGGCCGTCGTGA
- a CDS encoding porin, whose product MKKRVAFAMTAVGLAAATAAHAQSSVTLYGIVDNAIAWQNNSSATGATTGGHSKVQMATGIWAGSRFGLKGSEDLGGGTKAIFQLEAGFNANNGSSQWTNGIFTRQAWVGMTNASYGTLTAGRQYTAYYTLLSPYSPTTWLTGYYGAHPGDIDSLDTSYRANNSLVYMSPKFYGFTVGGSYSFGGVAGATNRGSTWSAAIQYLNGPAGIAVGYQKVNNATLGGGAWGANSTVQNGLNAAGTNGVEPAVSSINNGYQFAQSQQRIAVTAGYQFTPSWDISASYSNVQYIPGTGSGFKNTAIFNTAGAVLHWKASAQWDFAAGYSYTAATQSNGVSSAAKYHQVTLSQYYSLSKRTGLYAVEAYQHASGNTVTPTGGIVSATTSIGDGVGAGSKQNQIAAGVGLIHRF is encoded by the coding sequence CGCCCAGAGCAGCGTGACCCTGTACGGTATCGTCGATAACGCTATCGCTTGGCAGAACAACTCGTCGGCCACCGGTGCGACCACGGGCGGTCACTCGAAGGTGCAGATGGCCACCGGCATTTGGGCGGGTAGCCGCTTCGGCCTGAAGGGCAGCGAAGATCTCGGCGGCGGCACGAAGGCGATTTTCCAGTTGGAAGCCGGCTTCAACGCGAACAACGGCTCGTCGCAATGGACGAACGGCATCTTCACGCGTCAGGCATGGGTCGGTATGACCAACGCGTCGTACGGTACGCTGACGGCTGGCCGTCAGTACACCGCGTACTACACGCTGCTGTCGCCGTATAGCCCGACGACCTGGCTGACCGGTTACTACGGCGCGCACCCGGGCGATATCGATTCGCTGGATACCAGCTACCGCGCGAACAACTCGCTCGTCTACATGTCGCCGAAGTTCTACGGCTTCACGGTCGGCGGTTCGTACTCGTTCGGCGGCGTTGCAGGCGCAACGAACCGCGGCTCGACGTGGAGCGCGGCGATCCAGTACCTGAACGGCCCGGCAGGCATCGCGGTCGGCTACCAGAAGGTCAACAACGCGACGCTCGGCGGCGGCGCGTGGGGTGCGAACTCGACGGTGCAGAACGGTCTGAATGCGGCTGGTACCAACGGCGTCGAGCCGGCGGTGTCGTCGATCAACAACGGGTACCAGTTCGCACAGTCGCAACAGCGTATCGCCGTGACGGCTGGCTACCAGTTCACGCCGTCGTGGGACATTTCGGCGTCGTACTCGAACGTTCAGTACATCCCGGGTACGGGTTCGGGCTTCAAGAACACGGCGATTTTCAACACGGCAGGCGCCGTGCTGCACTGGAAGGCATCGGCTCAGTGGGACTTCGCGGCGGGCTATTCGTACACGGCGGCAACGCAGTCGAACGGTGTCTCGAGTGCGGCGAAGTACCACCAGGTCACGCTGTCGCAGTACTACAGCCTGTCGAAGCGCACGGGCCTGTATGCGGTTGAGGCTTATCAGCACGCAAGCGGTAACACGGTGACCCCGACGGGCGGCATCGTCTCCGCAACGACGTCGATCGGCGACGGCGTGGGCGCAGGTTCGAAGCAGAACCAGATCGCTGCTGGCGTTGGCCTGATCCACCGCTTCTGA
- a CDS encoding efflux transporter outer membrane subunit produces MKPAAPLASHAARGCAWAAAALLVTGCAVGPDFRTPDAPATQHYTRGAAPVTTAAAGGPGGDAQTFASAAHTPQRWWTQFGSEPLNRLVDTAWQNSPTLAEAGARLDEARQNHAAEAGATMLPRVDANLSATREKVDIAAFGLPANVPNPGPFTLYDASVSVSYVLDVFGGNRRALEALRAQVDYQAYTLDAARLTLAGNVVATAILRASLAQQVALTQQLVDAQARQLRIVEARFAAGGVSRADVHAQRALLAQTQASLPPLAARLAQAGHRLAILLGAPPADADLPDLALDALALPRALPVTLPSTLARERPDIRAAEAVLHQASANVGVATANLYPRFSISAGIGSERTRIADIVSGLNIWNVGLGLTQPLFHGGELRAKKRAAEAAYDAAFASYRETVLQALQQVADAMRAVEHDAAELQARDAAAQEAAASNAIAGDRYAAGGISTFDLLDAQRQALQTTLDRTRAQADRLADTAALFQALAGSRTDDPAQ; encoded by the coding sequence ATGAAACCGGCCGCGCCCCTCGCCTCCCACGCTGCCCGCGGCTGCGCATGGGCAGCCGCTGCGCTGCTCGTCACCGGCTGCGCAGTCGGGCCGGACTTCCGCACGCCGGATGCGCCGGCCACGCAACACTACACGCGCGGCGCGGCGCCCGTGACGACGGCCGCCGCCGGCGGCCCGGGCGGCGACGCGCAGACGTTCGCGTCAGCCGCGCACACGCCGCAGCGCTGGTGGACGCAGTTCGGCTCCGAACCGTTGAACCGGCTCGTCGATACCGCATGGCAAAACAGCCCGACGCTCGCCGAAGCCGGCGCGCGGCTCGACGAAGCGCGGCAGAACCATGCGGCCGAAGCCGGCGCGACGATGCTGCCGCGCGTCGACGCGAACCTGTCCGCGACGCGCGAGAAGGTCGACATCGCCGCGTTCGGGTTGCCGGCCAACGTGCCGAATCCGGGGCCGTTCACGCTGTATGACGCGTCGGTGAGCGTGTCGTACGTGCTCGACGTGTTCGGCGGCAACCGGCGCGCGCTCGAAGCGCTGCGCGCGCAGGTCGACTATCAGGCGTACACGCTCGACGCGGCGCGCCTGACGCTCGCGGGCAATGTCGTTGCCACCGCGATCCTGCGCGCGTCGCTCGCGCAGCAGGTCGCGCTCACGCAGCAGCTCGTCGACGCGCAGGCGCGGCAGTTGCGCATCGTCGAAGCGCGCTTCGCGGCGGGCGGCGTGTCGCGGGCCGACGTGCACGCGCAACGCGCGCTGCTCGCGCAGACGCAGGCGTCGCTGCCGCCGCTCGCGGCCCGCCTCGCGCAGGCCGGCCACCGGCTCGCGATCCTGCTCGGCGCGCCGCCGGCCGATGCCGATCTGCCGGACCTGGCGCTCGATGCGCTCGCGTTGCCGCGTGCGTTGCCGGTGACGCTGCCATCGACGCTCGCGCGCGAACGGCCCGATATCCGCGCGGCCGAAGCCGTGCTGCATCAGGCGAGCGCGAACGTCGGCGTCGCGACCGCGAACCTGTATCCGCGCTTCTCGATCTCGGCCGGTATCGGTTCGGAACGCACGCGCATCGCGGATATCGTGAGCGGGCTGAATATCTGGAACGTCGGTCTTGGCCTGACGCAGCCGCTCTTTCACGGCGGCGAACTGCGCGCGAAGAAACGTGCGGCCGAAGCGGCGTACGACGCCGCGTTCGCGAGTTACCGGGAAACCGTGCTGCAGGCGCTTCAGCAGGTAGCCGACGCGATGCGCGCGGTCGAACACGACGCGGCCGAATTGCAGGCGAGAGACGCCGCCGCGCAGGAAGCGGCGGCCAGCAACGCGATTGCGGGCGACCGTTACGCGGCGGGCGGGATCAGCACGTTCGATCTGCTCGACGCGCAGCGGCAGGCATTGCAGACGACGCTCGACCGCACGCGTGCGCAGGCTGACCGGCTCGCCGATACGGCGGCGTTGTTTCAGGCGCTGGCGGGAAGCCGGACGGATGACCCGGCGCAGTGA
- a CDS encoding carboxymuconolactone decarboxylase family protein — MQPRLNFYAASPNAIKVMRNAEEFLAKSSIEKPLAELVRLRASQINGCAFCVDMHTTDARKGGETDRRLATVVTWRETPFFTERERAALEWTEALTLVASNHVPDAVWEAVKPHFSDEELFDLSMLIATINSWNRFAIAFRKMPE; from the coding sequence ATGCAACCGCGCCTGAACTTCTATGCCGCCAGCCCGAATGCGATCAAGGTGATGCGCAACGCGGAGGAATTCCTCGCGAAGAGCTCGATCGAAAAGCCGCTCGCCGAACTCGTCCGCCTGCGCGCGTCGCAGATCAACGGCTGCGCGTTCTGCGTCGACATGCATACGACCGACGCGCGCAAGGGCGGCGAAACCGACCGCCGTCTGGCGACCGTCGTCACGTGGCGCGAAACGCCTTTCTTCACCGAGCGTGAGCGTGCCGCGCTGGAGTGGACCGAGGCGCTGACGCTGGTCGCCAGCAACCACGTGCCCGACGCCGTCTGGGAAGCCGTGAAGCCGCATTTCAGCGACGAGGAGCTGTTCGACCTGTCGATGCTGATCGCGACGATCAACTCGTGGAACCGCTTCGCGATCGCGTTCCGCAAGATGCCCGAGTAA
- a CDS encoding HlyD family secretion protein, producing MNAARALPFALAAAVALLAGCGRQANHGTTYQGYVEGEFVYLSSSQSGTLTQLSVERGQAIAAGTPAFSLEAASETAALLQAQHQLAAARAQLADLQTGKRPPEVAVTQAQLAQATAQAARAAAQLARDERQYAAGGLSKQQLDDSRTSAQTTDAQMRELRKQVDVARLPGRAQQVAAQAAQVDAAQAALAVAQWKLDQKRVAAPAAGRVYDTLYRIGEWVQAGNPVVQMLPPQNLKVRFFVPEAAIASLAPGRTVAIRCDGCAADVPARITYVSSEAEYTPPVIYSNESRTKLVFMVEARPAVADAPKLHPGQPVAVEVQ from the coding sequence GTGAACGCGGCCCGCGCGCTGCCGTTCGCGCTGGCCGCCGCCGTCGCGCTGCTCGCCGGTTGCGGACGGCAGGCGAACCACGGCACGACCTACCAGGGCTATGTCGAAGGCGAATTCGTGTACCTGTCGTCGTCGCAATCGGGCACGCTGACGCAGTTGTCGGTCGAACGCGGCCAGGCCATCGCGGCCGGCACGCCGGCGTTCTCGCTCGAAGCCGCCAGCGAAACGGCCGCGCTGCTGCAGGCGCAACATCAGCTCGCGGCGGCACGCGCACAGCTTGCCGACCTGCAGACCGGCAAGCGCCCGCCGGAAGTCGCGGTCACGCAGGCGCAGCTCGCGCAGGCCACCGCGCAGGCCGCGCGGGCCGCCGCGCAACTCGCACGCGACGAACGCCAGTACGCGGCCGGCGGCTTGTCGAAGCAGCAACTCGACGATTCGCGCACGTCCGCTCAAACCACCGACGCGCAGATGCGCGAGCTGCGGAAACAGGTCGACGTCGCGCGCCTGCCGGGCCGCGCGCAGCAGGTCGCCGCGCAGGCCGCACAGGTCGACGCCGCGCAGGCGGCGCTAGCCGTTGCGCAATGGAAGCTCGACCAGAAGCGCGTCGCCGCCCCCGCCGCCGGGCGCGTGTACGACACGCTGTACCGCATCGGCGAATGGGTGCAGGCCGGCAATCCGGTCGTGCAGATGCTTCCGCCGCAAAACCTGAAGGTGCGCTTCTTCGTGCCGGAAGCGGCCATCGCGTCGCTCGCGCCGGGGCGCACGGTCGCGATCCGCTGCGACGGCTGTGCAGCCGACGTGCCCGCACGCATCACCTACGTGTCGAGCGAGGCCGAATACACGCCGCCCGTGATCTACAGCAACGAGAGCCGGACCAAGCTCGTGTTCATGGTCGAGGCGCGCCCCGCCGTCGCCGACGCGCCGAAGCTGCATCCGGGCCAGCCCGTCGCCGTGGAGGTGCAATGA
- a CDS encoding ABC transporter ATP-binding protein, with protein sequence MNAPYAIDVDRLNKRFGDKHVVKDVSLRVARGEIFGFLGPNGSGKTTSIRMMCGLLTPDSGSGTCLGYDIVRDSAQIKRRVGYMTQRFSYWEDLSIRENLDFVARVYGMSDRKAVVARALDGLGLASRADQLTGALSGGWKQRLALAACMLHEPELLLLDEPTAGVDPAARRDFWEELHRLAAQGISVLVSTHYMDEAERCHKLAYIAYGELLAQGTSAEIVASQHLSTRAITGERLTELSARLRTMPGVDQTVVFGSALHVSGHDRALLDATLAQVAAQADGHASLQVAPIDTGLEDVFIYMMGLASGPPGGGSS encoded by the coding sequence ATGAACGCGCCATACGCGATCGACGTCGATCGCCTGAACAAGCGTTTCGGCGACAAGCACGTCGTGAAGGACGTCTCGCTGCGCGTCGCACGCGGCGAGATCTTCGGCTTTCTCGGGCCGAACGGCAGCGGCAAGACGACGTCGATCCGGATGATGTGCGGCCTGCTGACGCCCGATTCGGGCAGCGGCACCTGCCTCGGCTACGACATCGTGCGCGACAGCGCGCAGATCAAGCGGCGCGTCGGCTACATGACGCAGCGCTTCTCGTACTGGGAAGACCTGTCGATCCGCGAGAACCTCGACTTCGTCGCGCGCGTGTACGGGATGTCCGACCGCAAGGCGGTCGTCGCGCGCGCACTCGACGGGCTCGGCCTCGCGAGCCGCGCGGACCAGCTCACCGGTGCACTGTCGGGCGGCTGGAAGCAGCGCCTCGCGCTGGCCGCGTGCATGCTGCACGAACCCGAACTGCTGCTGCTCGACGAGCCGACCGCCGGCGTCGACCCGGCCGCGCGCCGCGACTTCTGGGAAGAACTGCACCGGCTGGCCGCGCAAGGGATCTCCGTGCTCGTCAGCACGCACTACATGGACGAGGCCGAGCGTTGCCACAAGCTCGCGTATATCGCGTATGGCGAACTCCTCGCGCAGGGCACGTCGGCGGAGATCGTCGCGTCGCAGCACCTGTCGACACGTGCGATCACCGGCGAGCGCCTGACCGAACTGTCCGCGCGGCTGCGCACGATGCCGGGCGTCGACCAGACGGTCGTGTTCGGCTCGGCGCTGCACGTGAGCGGCCACGATCGCGCGCTGCTCGACGCGACGCTCGCGCAGGTCGCGGCGCAAGCCGACGGCCACGCATCGCTGCAGGTCGCGCCGATCGACACCGGGCTCGAGGACGTCTTCATCTACATGATGGGCCTCGCATCCGGCCCGCCCGGCGGAGGGTCGTCATGA